A genomic region of uncultured Roseibium sp. contains the following coding sequences:
- the rpoC gene encoding DNA-directed RNA polymerase subunit beta', whose translation MNHEVMNLFNQQAPTQTFDNIRISLASPEKILSWSFGEIKKPETINYRTFKPERDGLFCARIFGPIKDYECLCGKYKRMKYKGVICEKCGVEVTLSRVRRERMGHIELAAPVAHIWFLKSLPSRIGLLLDMTLKDLERVLYFENYVVLEPGLTPLKQHQLLSEEDYVAAQDEYGEDAFTAMIGAEAIREILMSMDLERESEKLRQEIAEATTELKPKKLAKRLKVIEAFMESGNRPEWMIMTVVPVIPPDLRPLVPLDGGRFATSDLNDLYRRVINRNNRLRRLMELRAPDIIIRNEKRMLQESVDALFDNGRRGRVITGANKRPLKSLSDMLKGKQGRFRQNLLGKRVDYSGRSVITVGPELKLHQCGLPKKMALELFKPFIYSRLDAKGFSSTVKQAKKLVEKERPEVWDILDEVIREHPVLLNRAPTLHRLGIQAFEPTLIEGKAIQLHPLVCSAFNADFDGDQMAVHVPLSLEAQLEARTLMMSTNNILHPANGGPIIVPSQDIVLGLYYLSILAEGEPGEGMAFGDIGEIHHALANKVITLHTKIKGRYKSIDADGNPTSEIIETTPGRMLIAELLPKHFEVPFEVCNRLMTKKEISKMIDTVYRACGQKETVIFCDRIMELGFKNACNAGISFGMDDMVIPETKQNLVAETASLATEYEQQYNDGLITQGEKYNKVVDAWAKCTDKIADEMMARIKAVQIDDETGRQKPMNSVYMMSHSGARGSPQQMKQLAGMRGLMAKPDGSIIENPIISNFKEGLSVLEYFNSTHGARKGLADTALKTANSGYLTRRLVDVAQDSIILEQDCGSERGITVAPIVDAGNVIASLGMRVLGRTTAEDVVNNQTGELLVPRGTLIDEKDVEAIEAAKVQQIKIRSVLTCETETGVCATCYGRDLARGTPVNLGEAVGVIAAQSIGEPGTQLTMRTFHIGGTAQVVDSSFIESNVDGTVKIRNRSVQRDSEGNLIAMVRNMSIVVIDSDDNERAVHRVAYGSKLHVDEGDAVKRGQRIAEWDPYTRPMLSEVDGTVDFEDLVDGASVQETADEATGITKRVVIDWRSSQRGADLKPAIVIKDDKGAISKNARGSDARLMLSVDAVLSVQPGSTVKAGDVLARIPLESAKTKDITGGLPRVAELFEARRPKDHAIIAEIDGTIRFGRDYKNKRRIIIDPAEDGADPVEYLIPKGKHFHLQEGDAIEKGEYILDGNPAPHDILAVKGVEALAAYLVNEIQEVYRLQGVTINDKHIEVIVRQMLQKVEITDPGDTEFFSGEQIDKIDFEEANQKAIDNARDPAKGVPVLLGITKASLQTRSFFSAASFQETTRVLTDAAVNGKTDPLVGLKENVIVGRLIPAGTGGVMKRIRKIASHRDDLIQEAQRQQSSESAAEGLLEDMTGAAE comes from the coding sequence ATGAATCATGAGGTCATGAACCTGTTTAACCAGCAGGCTCCCACACAGACCTTCGACAATATCCGGATTTCGCTTGCGAGCCCGGAAAAGATCTTGTCCTGGTCTTTCGGCGAGATCAAAAAGCCGGAGACCATCAACTACCGCACGTTCAAGCCCGAACGCGACGGCTTGTTCTGCGCGCGCATCTTTGGCCCGATCAAGGACTACGAATGTCTTTGCGGCAAGTACAAGCGCATGAAATACAAGGGCGTTATCTGCGAGAAGTGCGGCGTTGAAGTCACGCTCTCCAGGGTTCGCCGCGAACGCATGGGGCACATCGAACTGGCCGCTCCTGTCGCTCATATCTGGTTCCTGAAGTCGCTGCCCAGCCGCATCGGCCTTCTGCTCGACATGACGCTGAAGGATCTGGAACGCGTGCTCTACTTCGAGAACTATGTCGTTCTGGAACCGGGCCTGACGCCGCTCAAGCAGCATCAGCTCCTCTCCGAGGAAGACTATGTTGCCGCGCAGGACGAGTACGGCGAAGACGCGTTCACCGCGATGATCGGTGCCGAGGCGATCCGCGAGATCCTGATGAGCATGGATCTGGAACGCGAAAGCGAGAAACTGCGCCAGGAAATCGCCGAGGCGACGACGGAGCTGAAGCCGAAGAAACTGGCAAAGCGCCTCAAGGTCATCGAAGCGTTCATGGAATCGGGCAACCGCCCGGAATGGATGATCATGACCGTGGTTCCGGTGATCCCGCCGGACCTGCGTCCGCTGGTTCCGCTCGACGGCGGCCGGTTCGCGACGTCGGATCTGAACGATCTCTACCGCCGCGTGATCAACCGGAACAATCGTCTGCGCCGCCTGATGGAGCTGCGTGCTCCGGACATCATCATCCGGAACGAGAAGCGCATGCTTCAGGAATCCGTCGATGCACTGTTCGACAACGGCCGCCGCGGCCGCGTCATCACGGGTGCCAACAAGCGTCCGCTGAAGTCGCTGTCCGACATGCTCAAGGGCAAGCAGGGGCGCTTCCGTCAGAACCTGCTCGGCAAGCGCGTCGACTATTCCGGCCGTTCGGTTATCACCGTGGGTCCGGAACTGAAGCTGCACCAGTGCGGTCTGCCGAAGAAGATGGCGCTCGAGCTGTTCAAGCCGTTCATCTATTCGCGCCTCGACGCCAAGGGCTTCTCCTCGACCGTCAAGCAGGCGAAGAAGCTGGTGGAAAAGGAACGTCCGGAAGTCTGGGATATCCTTGACGAGGTGATCCGCGAGCACCCGGTTCTCCTGAACCGCGCGCCGACGCTTCACCGTCTTGGCATCCAGGCGTTCGAACCGACCCTGATCGAAGGCAAGGCCATTCAGCTGCACCCGCTCGTCTGTTCGGCGTTCAACGCCGATTTCGACGGTGACCAGATGGCTGTACACGTCCCGCTGTCGCTGGAAGCCCAGCTGGAAGCGCGGACGCTGATGATGTCCACGAACAACATCCTGCACCCGGCCAACGGTGGCCCGATCATCGTTCCTTCGCAGGATATCGTTCTTGGTCTCTACTACCTGTCGATTCTGGCGGAAGGTGAGCCAGGCGAGGGCATGGCATTCGGCGATATCGGCGAAATCCATCACGCCCTGGCCAACAAGGTCATCACGCTGCACACCAAGATCAAGGGCCGTTACAAGTCCATTGATGCAGACGGCAACCCGACGTCCGAGATCATCGAGACGACACCGGGCCGGATGCTGATCGCTGAACTGCTGCCGAAGCATTTCGAGGTTCCGTTCGAGGTCTGCAACAGGCTGATGACCAAGAAGGAAATCTCCAAGATGATCGACACGGTCTACCGTGCCTGCGGTCAGAAGGAGACGGTCATCTTCTGTGACCGGATCATGGAACTCGGCTTCAAGAATGCCTGTAACGCCGGTATCTCGTTCGGCATGGACGACATGGTCATTCCGGAAACCAAGCAGAACCTGGTTGCCGAAACCGCGTCGCTCGCGACCGAATACGAGCAGCAGTACAATGACGGTCTGATCACTCAGGGCGAGAAGTACAACAAGGTTGTCGACGCCTGGGCGAAATGTACCGACAAGATCGCCGACGAAATGATGGCCCGCATCAAGGCGGTCCAGATCGACGACGAGACCGGACGTCAGAAGCCGATGAACTCGGTCTACATGATGTCGCACTCCGGTGCCCGTGGCTCACCCCAGCAGATGAAGCAGCTGGCGGGCATGCGCGGCCTGATGGCCAAGCCGGACGGTTCCATCATCGAGAACCCGATCATTTCGAACTTCAAGGAAGGCCTGTCGGTTCTGGAGTACTTCAACTCCACGCACGGCGCCCGCAAGGGTCTGGCCGATACCGCCCTGAAGACGGCGAACTCCGGTTACCTCACGCGCCGTCTGGTGGACGTTGCGCAGGACAGCATCATCCTGGAACAGGATTGCGGATCCGAGCGCGGCATCACCGTTGCGCCGATCGTCGACGCCGGTAACGTCATTGCCTCCCTCGGCATGCGCGTTCTCGGACGGACGACAGCGGAAGACGTCGTCAACAACCAGACCGGTGAGTTGCTTGTCCCCAGGGGCACGCTCATCGACGAGAAGGATGTCGAGGCGATCGAGGCTGCCAAGGTTCAGCAGATCAAGATCCGTTCGGTTCTGACCTGTGAGACCGAAACCGGCGTGTGCGCGACCTGCTACGGCCGTGACCTTGCGCGCGGTACGCCCGTCAACCTCGGAGAGGCTGTCGGTGTCATCGCGGCGCAGTCGATCGGCGAGCCGGGCACCCAGCTGACGATGCGGACGTTCCACATCGGCGGCACGGCGCAGGTTGTCGACAGCTCGTTCATCGAGTCCAATGTCGACGGCACGGTGAAGATCCGGAACCGCTCCGTTCAACGCGACTCGGAAGGCAATCTCATCGCCATGGTCCGCAACATGTCCATCGTTGTCATCGACAGCGACGACAACGAGCGTGCCGTGCACCGGGTTGCCTACGGCTCCAAGCTGCACGTGGACGAGGGTGATGCGGTCAAGCGCGGTCAGCGGATTGCCGAATGGGATCCCTATACGCGTCCGATGCTTTCGGAAGTCGACGGCACCGTCGATTTCGAGGATCTGGTCGACGGTGCGTCGGTTCAGGAAACCGCCGACGAGGCGACCGGTATCACCAAGCGTGTCGTCATCGACTGGCGTTCGTCCCAGCGTGGTGCGGATCTCAAGCCGGCGATCGTCATCAAGGACGACAAGGGCGCGATCTCCAAGAACGCCCGCGGTTCCGATGCCCGCCTGATGCTCTCGGTCGACGCCGTTCTTTCGGTTCAGCCGGGATCGACGGTCAAGGCCGGTGACGTTCTGGCGCGTATTCCTCTTGAAAGCGCCAAGACCAAGGACATCACCGGTGGTCTGCCGCGTGTTGCCGAACTGTTCGAGGCACGCCGTCCGAAGGATCATGCGATCATCGCGGAAATCGATGGCACGATCCGGTTCGGCCGTGACTACAAGAACAAGCGCCGCATCATCATCGATCCGGCGGAGGACGGTGCCGATCCCGTCGAATATCTCATCCCGAAAGGCAAGCATTTCCATCTTCAGGAAGGAGATGCCATTGAAAAGGGTGAGTATATTCTCGACGGCAACCCGGCGCCGCACGACATCCTGGCGGTCAAGGGCGTTGAAGCGCTCGCGGCCTATCTCGTCAACGAGATCCAGGAAGTCTACCGTCTGCAGGGCGTGACCATCAACGACAAACACATCGAAGTGATTGTCCGGCAGATGCTGCAGAAAGTCGAAATCACCGATCCGGGCGACACCGAGTTCTTCTCGGGCGAACAGATCGACAAGATCGACTTCGAAGAGGCAAACCAGAAGGCCATCGACAATGCGAGGGATCCGGCCAAGGGCGTTCCCGTCCTGCTCGGTATCACCAAGGCCTCGCTGCAGACACGCTCCTTCTTCTCGGCCGCTTCCTTCCAGGAAACCACCCGGGTGCTCACCGACGCTGCGGTCAACGGCAAGACCGATCCGCTGGTCGGCCTGAAGGAGAACGTCATTGTCGGACGTCTAATCCCGGCCGGTACCGGCGGCGTGATGAAGCGCATCCGCAAGATTGCATCGCATCGCGACGACCTGATCCAGGAAGCGCAGCGTCAGCAGTCTTCGGAAAGTGCGGCGGAAGGTCTGCTCGAAGACATGACCGGCGCAGCGGAGTAA
- the rplA gene encoding 50S ribosomal protein L1 yields the protein MAKVGKRITTAREGIDRNKLYALDEAIGLVKGRSKTKFDETVEVAINLGVDPRHADQMVRGVCVLPNGTGKNVRVAVFARGDKADEAKAAGADIVGAEELVQEVQGGKIDFDRCIATPDMMPLVGRLGKVLGPRGLMPNPKVGTVTPDVTAAVNDAKGGAVQFRVEKAGIVHAGVGKVSFSEEAILQNVKALVDAVQKAKPSGAKGSYLKRIAVSSTMGPGVKIDLASVAGE from the coding sequence ATGGCGAAGGTTGGAAAACGTATCACCACTGCCCGTGAAGGCATCGACCGCAACAAGCTCTATGCCCTGGACGAGGCAATCGGTCTGGTAAAGGGCCGCTCCAAGACCAAGTTCGACGAGACCGTCGAAGTTGCGATCAATCTCGGCGTTGATCCGCGTCACGCCGACCAGATGGTCCGCGGCGTCTGCGTTCTGCCGAACGGAACCGGCAAGAACGTGCGTGTTGCCGTGTTCGCACGTGGCGACAAGGCCGATGAGGCCAAGGCAGCCGGTGCCGACATCGTTGGTGCCGAAGAGCTGGTCCAGGAAGTGCAGGGCGGCAAGATCGACTTCGATCGCTGCATTGCAACGCCCGACATGATGCCGCTGGTCGGCCGTCTGGGCAAGGTGCTTGGCCCGCGTGGCCTGATGCCGAACCCGAAGGTCGGAACGGTGACCCCGGACGTGACCGCCGCGGTCAACGACGCCAAGGGTGGCGCCGTTCAATTCCGCGTTGAAAAAGCGGGTATCGTTCATGCCGGTGTCGGCAAGGTGTCCTTCTCCGAAGAGGCCATCCTGCAGAACGTCAAGGCGCTCGTCGACGCGGTCCAGAAGGCCAAGCCGTCCGGCGCCAAGGGCTCCTACCTGAAGCGCATCGCGGTGTCGTCCACGATGGGCCCGGGTGTGAAGATCGATCTCGCCAGCGTTGCCGGCGAGTGA
- the rplL gene encoding 50S ribosomal protein L7/L12, with protein MADLEKLVEELSSLTVMEAAELSKLLEEKWGVSAAAPVAVAAAGGAAGGEAAAAEEKTEFDVVLAAAGDKKINVIKEVRAITGLGLKEAKELVESAPKAVKEGVSKDEAEELKKKLEEAGASVELK; from the coding sequence ATGGCTGATCTTGAAAAGCTCGTAGAAGAACTGTCCTCGCTGACCGTCATGGAAGCCGCTGAACTCAGCAAGCTTCTGGAAGAAAAGTGGGGCGTTTCCGCCGCTGCTCCGGTTGCCGTTGCTGCTGCCGGTGGTGCTGCTGGCGGCGAAGCTGCTGCTGCTGAAGAGAAAACCGAATTTGACGTTGTTCTGGCTGCTGCCGGCGACAAGAAAATCAACGTCATCAAGGAAGTCCGTGCAATCACCGGTCTTGGCCTGAAGGAAGCTAAGGAACTCGTCGAGTCCGCTCCGAAAGCCGTCAAGGAAGGCGTTTCCAAGGACGAAGCTGAAGAACTGAAGAAGAAGCTGGAAGAAGCTGGCGCTTCTGTCGAGCTGAAGTAA
- a CDS encoding regulator: protein MNDNEVEMEPAVYIVIGRVWENEEALPEDAITIHALLTAPDDDDAVRKTLEALQGQGYAEAELDQIGVMDGEPDDPVHEGAYQDALAGNVAIVTFTA from the coding sequence ATGAATGACAATGAAGTCGAGATGGAGCCGGCGGTCTACATCGTCATCGGCCGTGTCTGGGAAAACGAAGAGGCGTTGCCGGAAGATGCGATCACGATCCATGCCCTGCTGACCGCGCCCGACGATGACGACGCCGTGCGAAAAACGCTCGAAGCGCTGCAGGGGCAGGGCTACGCCGAAGCCGAACTTGACCAGATCGGCGTCATGGACGGCGAGCCGGACGATCCGGTCCATGAGGGCGCCTACCAGGACGCGCTTGCGGGCAATGTCGCTATCGTCACGTTCACCGCGTGA
- the rpoB gene encoding DNA-directed RNA polymerase subunit beta, producing the protein MTQTFNGRKKVRKYFGSIRDVAAMPNLIEVQKASYDQFLQVDEMAGGGRKIEGLEAVFQSVFPISDFAGTSLLEFVSYEFEAPKYDVDECRQRDMTFAAPLKVTLRLIVFDVDEDTGAKSVKDIKEQDVYMGDMPFMTDNGTFIVNGTERVIVSQMHRSPGVFFDHDKGKTHSSGKLLFAARVIPYRGSWLDIEFDAKDIVHARIDRRRKIPVTSLLMALGLDGEEILNTFYNRIDYTRQKDGSWRMPFDGARLKGTKASYDLIDADSGEVVVEGGRKITARTIRQLGEKGVTALKITDEDLHGQYLAEDIVDAQSGEIFSEAGDEITGKLLEELVERGYHELTMLDIDHVNTGPYIRNTLSVDKNESREDALFDIYRVMRPGEPPTIDTAEAMFQSLFFDDERYDLSAVGRVKMNMRLDLQCEDTVRTLRKEDILEVIRVLLELRDGKGDIDDIDNLGNRRVRSVGELMENQYRVGLLRMERAIKERMSSVEIDTVMPQDLINAKPAAAAVREFFGSSQLSQFMDQTNPLSEVTHKRRLSALGPGGLTRERAGFEVRDVHPTHYGRICPIETPEGPNIGLINSLATFARVNKYGFIESPYRKVNDGVVSNEVVYLSAMEEAKHYVAQSNAEYDADGRFTTELITCRHAGENMMVPSDKVDLMDVSPKQLVSVAAALIPFLENDDANRALMGSNMQRQAVPLVRAEAPFVGTGMEPIVARDSGAAIGARRAGVVDQVDATRIVIRATEDLDPGKSGVDIYRLQKFQRSNQNTCINQRPLVRVGDRVHKGDIIADGPSTDLGDLALGRNVLVAFMPWNGYNFEDSILLSERIVSDDVFTSIHLEEFEVMARDTKLGPEEITRDIPNVSEEALKNLDEAGIVYIGAELNPGDILVGKITPKGESPMTPEEKLLRAIFGEKASDVRDTSLRLPPGVSGTVVEVRVFNRHGVEKDERAMAIEREEIERLAKDRDDEQAILDRNVYGRLAEMLMDKTAVAGPKGFSKDGVLSGDVLNDFPRSQWWQFATEDEKFMSEIEALRGQYDDSRKRLEQRFIDKVEKLQRGDELPPGVMKMVKVFVAVKRKLQPGDKMAGRHGNKGVVSKINPCEDMPFLEDGTHVDIVLNPLGVPSRMNVGQILETHLGWACRGMGNRIGEMYEEYKRSGQIEELRGKIVEIYGDNMKGDDVKSYDDDGIARLADQLKKGVSIATPVFDGAREPDVVEALNIAGYDPSGQSVLYDGRTGEEFDRKVTVGYIYMLKLHHLVDDKIHARSIGPYSLVTQQPLGGKAQFGGQRFGEMEVWALEAYGAAYTLQEMLTVKSDDVAGRTKVYEAIVRGDDTFEAGIPESFNVLVKEMRSLGLNVELQRTDVPAIAEEETADAAE; encoded by the coding sequence ATGACCCAAACGTTCAACGGTCGCAAAAAGGTCCGTAAATACTTCGGATCGATCCGCGATGTCGCGGCAATGCCCAATCTCATCGAGGTGCAGAAAGCATCCTACGACCAGTTTCTCCAGGTCGACGAGATGGCGGGCGGTGGCCGCAAAATTGAAGGCCTTGAAGCGGTCTTCCAGTCCGTGTTCCCCATCTCCGATTTCGCAGGGACGTCCCTGCTGGAATTTGTTTCCTACGAATTTGAAGCTCCCAAATACGATGTCGACGAGTGCCGCCAGCGCGACATGACGTTCGCAGCGCCGCTCAAGGTCACCCTGCGGCTCATCGTTTTTGATGTGGATGAAGACACCGGTGCCAAGTCGGTCAAGGACATCAAGGAACAGGATGTCTACATGGGCGACATGCCGTTCATGACGGACAACGGCACCTTTATCGTCAACGGTACCGAGCGCGTCATCGTTTCCCAGATGCACCGCTCTCCGGGCGTGTTCTTCGATCATGACAAGGGCAAGACCCATTCCTCCGGTAAGCTGCTGTTTGCCGCGCGCGTCATTCCCTATCGCGGCTCCTGGCTCGATATCGAGTTCGATGCCAAGGATATCGTGCATGCGCGTATCGACCGCCGGCGCAAGATCCCGGTCACGTCGCTGCTGATGGCGCTCGGCCTGGACGGCGAGGAAATCCTCAACACGTTCTACAACCGGATCGACTACACGCGGCAGAAAGACGGGTCCTGGCGGATGCCGTTCGACGGCGCGCGCCTCAAGGGCACCAAGGCTTCCTACGATCTGATCGATGCGGACAGCGGCGAAGTGGTTGTCGAAGGCGGCCGCAAGATCACGGCGCGCACCATCCGTCAACTCGGCGAAAAGGGCGTCACGGCGCTCAAGATCACCGATGAGGATCTGCACGGCCAGTACCTTGCGGAAGACATCGTCGACGCGCAGAGCGGCGAGATCTTTTCAGAAGCCGGCGACGAGATCACTGGCAAGCTGCTGGAAGAACTCGTTGAGCGCGGCTATCACGAACTGACGATGCTCGACATCGACCATGTCAACACCGGTCCGTATATCCGCAACACGCTTTCCGTCGACAAGAACGAATCCCGCGAGGATGCGCTGTTCGACATCTACCGGGTGATGCGTCCGGGCGAGCCGCCCACGATCGACACCGCGGAAGCGATGTTCCAGTCGCTGTTCTTTGACGACGAACGCTACGATCTTTCCGCTGTCGGCCGCGTGAAGATGAACATGCGCCTTGACCTGCAGTGCGAGGACACCGTCCGGACCCTGCGCAAGGAAGACATCCTGGAAGTCATTCGCGTTCTTCTGGAATTGCGTGACGGCAAGGGCGACATCGACGACATCGACAACCTCGGCAACCGCCGTGTCCGTTCCGTCGGCGAATTGATGGAAAACCAGTACCGCGTCGGCCTGTTGCGCATGGAACGTGCGATCAAGGAGCGGATGAGCTCCGTCGAGATCGACACGGTCATGCCGCAGGATCTGATCAACGCGAAGCCGGCCGCAGCTGCCGTTCGCGAGTTCTTCGGGTCTTCGCAGCTGTCACAGTTCATGGACCAGACCAACCCGCTGTCCGAAGTCACGCACAAGCGCCGCCTGTCGGCACTTGGCCCGGGCGGTCTGACCCGCGAGCGCGCCGGCTTCGAGGTGCGCGACGTGCACCCGACGCATTACGGCCGTATCTGCCCGATCGAGACCCCGGAAGGTCCCAACATCGGTCTGATCAACTCGCTTGCCACGTTCGCGCGTGTCAACAAGTACGGCTTTATCGAGAGCCCGTATCGCAAGGTCAATGACGGTGTTGTCAGCAACGAGGTCGTTTACCTTTCGGCAATGGAAGAGGCCAAGCACTACGTGGCCCAGTCCAACGCTGAATATGATGCGGATGGCCGGTTCACCACCGAACTGATCACTTGCCGTCACGCGGGCGAGAACATGATGGTGCCGTCCGACAAGGTCGACCTCATGGACGTTTCGCCGAAGCAGCTGGTGTCAGTTGCGGCGGCGCTCATTCCGTTCCTGGAAAACGATGACGCCAACCGCGCGCTCATGGGCTCGAACATGCAGCGTCAGGCCGTGCCTCTGGTGCGCGCCGAAGCGCCGTTCGTCGGCACAGGCATGGAGCCGATCGTTGCTCGTGATTCCGGTGCTGCCATCGGTGCGCGGCGTGCAGGCGTGGTCGATCAGGTCGACGCGACCCGTATCGTTATCCGCGCAACGGAAGATCTCGATCCGGGCAAGTCCGGCGTCGACATCTACCGCCTGCAGAAGTTCCAGCGCTCGAACCAGAACACCTGCATCAACCAGCGTCCGCTGGTGCGTGTCGGTGACCGGGTTCACAAGGGCGACATCATTGCCGACGGTCCGTCCACGGATCTCGGCGATCTGGCGCTCGGCCGGAACGTGCTCGTCGCGTTCATGCCCTGGAACGGCTACAACTTCGAGGATTCCATCCTGCTTTCCGAGCGGATCGTGTCCGACGACGTGTTCACGTCGATCCACCTTGAGGAATTCGAGGTGATGGCACGTGATACCAAGCTTGGCCCGGAAGAAATCACCCGCGACATTCCGAACGTTTCCGAAGAAGCGCTGAAGAATCTCGATGAGGCCGGCATCGTCTATATCGGTGCCGAACTCAACCCGGGCGATATCCTGGTCGGCAAGATCACGCCGAAGGGCGAAAGCCCGATGACGCCGGAAGAAAAGCTTCTTCGCGCCATCTTCGGTGAGAAAGCGTCCGACGTCCGCGACACATCCCTGCGTCTGCCGCCGGGTGTCAGCGGTACGGTTGTCGAAGTCCGCGTGTTCAATCGCCACGGCGTTGAAAAAGACGAGCGCGCGATGGCCATCGAGCGCGAGGAAATCGAACGCCTCGCGAAGGACCGAGACGACGAACAGGCGATCCTCGACCGGAACGTCTACGGCCGTCTGGCCGAGATGCTGATGGACAAGACCGCTGTTGCGGGTCCGAAGGGTTTCAGCAAGGACGGTGTTCTGAGCGGTGACGTTCTGAACGACTTCCCGCGGTCCCAGTGGTGGCAGTTTGCCACCGAGGACGAGAAGTTCATGTCCGAGATCGAGGCTCTGCGCGGTCAGTATGACGACAGCCGGAAGCGTCTCGAGCAGCGGTTCATCGACAAGGTCGAGAAGCTGCAGCGCGGCGACGAGCTTCCTCCGGGCGTCATGAAGATGGTCAAGGTCTTCGTTGCCGTGAAGCGCAAGCTTCAGCCGGGCGACAAGATGGCCGGCCGTCACGGCAACAAGGGCGTCGTGTCCAAGATCAACCCGTGCGAAGACATGCCGTTCCTGGAAGACGGAACCCATGTCGACATCGTGCTCAACCCGCTCGGCGTGCCATCGCGCATGAACGTCGGCCAGATTCTGGAAACCCACCTTGGCTGGGCTTGCCGGGGCATGGGCAACCGGATCGGCGAGATGTACGAAGAGTACAAGCGTTCGGGCCAGATCGAGGAACTGCGCGGCAAGATCGTGGAGATCTACGGCGACAACATGAAGGGCGACGACGTCAAGTCCTATGACGACGACGGTATCGCCCGGCTCGCGGACCAGCTGAAGAAAGGCGTTTCGATCGCAACGCCGGTCTTTGATGGTGCGCGTGAGCCGGATGTGGTCGAGGCCCTGAACATCGCCGGCTACGATCCGAGCGGCCAGTCCGTACTGTACGACGGCCGGACCGGTGAAGAGTTCGATCGCAAGGTCACGGTGGGCTACATCTACATGCTGAAGCTTCACCACCTTGTCGACGACAAGATCCATGCCCGTTCGATCGGCCCGTACTCGCTCGTCACGCAGCAGCCGCTCGGTGGCAAGGCGCAGTTCGGCGGCCAGCGCTTCGGGGAAATGGAGGTCTGGGCGCTTGAAGCCTACGGTGCCGCCTACACCTTGCAGGAAATGCTGACGGTGAAGTCGGACGACGTTGCCGGCCGTACGAAGGTCTACGAGGCCATTGTGCGCGGCGACGACACGTTCGAGGCAGGTATCCCGGAAAGCTTCAACGTTCTCGTGAAGGAAATGCGGTCCCTGGGTCTCAACGTTGAACTTCAGCGTACCGATGTACCCGCGATTGCCGAGGAAGAGACCGCGGACGCGGCAGAGTAA
- the rpsL gene encoding 30S ribosomal protein S12: MPTINQLIRKPRKDPPKRNKVPAMEACPQKRGVCTRVYTTTPKKPNSALRKVAKIRLTNGFEVIGYIPGEGHNLQEHSVVMIRGGRVKDLPGVRYHIIRGVLDTQGVKDRKQRRSKYGAKRPK, encoded by the coding sequence ATGCCGACCATCAACCAGTTGATCCGCAAGCCGCGGAAAGATCCGCCGAAGCGGAACAAGGTGCCGGCCATGGAGGCCTGCCCCCAGAAGCGTGGTGTTTGCACCCGCGTTTACACGACGACGCCGAAGAAGCCGAACTCGGCTCTGCGTAAGGTGGCCAAGATCCGCCTGACCAACGGCTTCGAAGTCATTGGCTACATCCCGGGTGAAGGTCACAACCTTCAGGAACACTCGGTGGTGATGATCCGCGGCGGCCGCGTCAAGGACTTGCCGGGTGTGCGCTACCACATCATCCGTGGTGTGCTCGACACCCAGGGCGTCAAGGATCGTAAGCAGCGCCGTTCGAAATACGGCGCCAAGCGGCCGAAGTAA
- the rplJ gene encoding 50S ribosomal protein L10 codes for MERAEKHEFVTSLNEELGNTGVVVVAHYAGLSVAQMTALRASVREAGGSVKVAKNRLVKLALKGTDLEHISDLFQGPTVLVYSDDPVAAPKAAVDFAKANEKLEILGGALGTTNLNPEGVKSLATMPSLDELRAKLVGMIQTPASRIAQVVNAPAGQLARVFNAYATKDEAA; via the coding sequence GTGGAAAGAGCGGAAAAGCACGAGTTCGTGACGTCTCTCAACGAAGAGCTGGGCAATACCGGCGTCGTTGTTGTCGCGCACTATGCAGGCCTTTCGGTTGCCCAGATGACTGCACTGCGGGCATCTGTGCGTGAAGCCGGCGGCTCTGTAAAAGTCGCAAAAAACCGCCTTGTGAAACTCGCCCTTAAAGGCACCGACCTTGAGCATATCTCCGACCTGTTTCAGGGCCCTACCGTTCTCGTCTACTCAGACGATCCGGTAGCAGCTCCAAAAGCAGCTGTCGATTTCGCCAAGGCCAACGAAAAGTTGGAAATCCTTGGCGGTGCTCTTGGAACGACCAATCTGAACCCGGAAGGCGTCAAGTCTCTGGCAACCATGCCGTCGCTCGATGAGCTGCGTGCGAAACTGGTTGGCATGATCCAGACCCCGGCTTCCCGGATTGCTCAGGTTGTCAACGCACCGGCCGGGCAGCTCGCCCGCGTCTTCAATGCGTATGCCACGAAGGACGAGGCCGCGTAA